The sequence below is a genomic window from Aspergillus nidulans FGSC A4 chromosome V.
CcttttatttcttctatCCCGAAACAAGCAACTTGCGACTCGAAGATGTTGATTACATCTTTTCTCGCAGTGGGGATCCGGTGAAAAATGCGCAGCAGATTCTCGCTGAATTGAAGCTAAATGGACATGTTGATGCCCTTCAAGGCAGTGGCAGCCAGATAAGCCCCTCACGCCATTTCTCAGAGGAGAAGGGTGTCCATGAAGCaagaaacgaaacgaaactGGCTCCAGCTGAAAGCAGGAGCACGTGAATGCTCTCCAGGAAGTGAAAGAGTGATTTTTTGGCTGTGATACGgataaaagaagaaagattgGATTGGTTAGCCTaagagctgctgctttttaACATGATACGATTTGAAGCTATAGACGCGTCCTAGGAACTTTCAGGTCAATGCGAGTATTATACGTCCAGCATTCACGGTTACAGTCACCCACGGCTTCAACTTTACGGTCGTGTACACTTAGACGATTTACCTTGTCAGCGCAGACGTGGTAGTATCAGCAGGTGAAGGTATTGTATGATGCATGCTTGAAGACTTGCTTGGACCCATCAAGCTTGAACTAGCTGGTAGGCGTCAGTCGTCGCAAACCAAGGACACAGTAAGCATATTTCCCGACTATTGGAATCAGAACAGAGGTCTGAATAATGTGTGCGTGTGTGCAAGATCGTAGAGCGATTTCGGCTGTCTACCCCAGCTCTAGTGCTCATATTTGAAGGAGGCACTTCAATATGTCCCCTCCGCACTGATGTGGCTATCCGTTGAGTCACACACGCATCAAACCATCGTGCTCAGTGAGAAGCGTTAATGCTTTTTGCTATCTAGAACGAGTCCTAACTACGCTATTCTCCTCGCCCCATATCGTCTTTCATGCATTACGTGGGGTCATGCCTGTTGCTTTAACCAGCTTTCCTGCAAATTCTGGTCTGCTTGGCGGAACTTTCAGGAGCACTACGAACCGCAGACTTACGCAAACTTGCTTAAGAAGCCTGGAGGCTCCCTCCTCGTATCGGTGAAGGTGCCAGTTGAACATTTGTTCCTTCAGGTGGATGTAGCCACTAAGTGCATTGAACCTGTTCCTATGCTCTCCACAATTTCTTCTGACAGAAAACGATAACTGATAGAGCATGCCTTGACACACTTGGATTACAATGATATATCGTTTGGGGAGGATACGAAAAGGCCACACTGTACTGGACAGTGATTGGCATTAGCAGGCTACTCTTAGCTGGGTCTCCCATGTATCCTGTAAGTCCAATAGATGTCTTCAGGGCTCTACTCCAGTAAGATGATGATAGCATTCTCTCAGCTTCGGGGTCTATTATAATACAAAGCATGTGCCACCGGTCTCCGAAAATTGACATTGTGAGAGGCAAGATGTTCAGCTTTATTCCGGGGTGATATTTCATAGCCCTACAGGGTCAATTTCTGAATAATTAGCACCCATACTGCATGAGACGAATAGTGGTCCATCAAACTCTTCGACTATAATAGGTATGAGGTTGACTGTCTCGATCCTTCGGGGCTCTTACATCAATTTACATATGTGAAAACTTTGGACGATTTCGATTCAATTTTGCCAGTGGACGATGGCCAGGTGATGGTGGGGTCCTCTGATGGCAGAAAATTATATAGGGTAGATGTTCTGTATCACGTTCGACCGAGAAGCTGATCTTAAGATGGTCTTCGACTTTTGCTGGGAATTGAAGatatattctgctgctgtagGATACACGGGCATTCTTTACTTCTAGGAGGGGCAGCCGTAGTAGCACACAAGGCCACGTAGTCTCTAATGCCGAGCATATGACTCCATGACCGcaggggaggagaagaaagagcgAAGATCATTTACAAACAAATCTGGTCTCTCCAGTGACGAAAAATGGCCTCCTCGGTCATGCTCCCGCCAGTAGTGAATGTTCGCAACCTGGGCTGCCCAGTCACGAGGGCACTTTACCATGTTAGTACGCTCCTGGACACGCGCAACAAGGTCGGGGCGTATGACTCACATGCAGTTGTTCCTTCACGTACATACTGACACCACATGGCACCGACACATAAGTCTCGAAGgtcttctccgcctcacGTTTTCCGCATCCGAAAGCCTCCCGGTAAAACCTCAGGCCAGGGGTCGCGCCTTGGATCCAGTGCATCATCACCAAAGTAATAATATCGGTATCGCTGAACGCCTCATGCACGTCGCCCCAGTCatggagcttctcaacaAACCACGCAAGCAGCCCGAGTGGTGAGTCCCCCAGCGCGAACCCAAGCGTCTGCGGCCGGGTTCTCTGCTCCTCGAGATAGCCACTCTGATCTTGCTCAAAGTTCCGGCGCACACGCAATGCCTCGTGCTCGAACTCTGAGTATGTCAGCGCCGACAGGCACCAGCGCAAGTACGCGTACGGTGCGGACCAGAGAGTCGGAGGAGGCACCGGGAACATATTCAGGTGCTGTGCGCGCACAAGTGCGGGGTACTGGATGGCAATGGCTCGTGTAATGAAAGAGCCGAAATCGCCGCCCTGGGTCACAAATTTGGGGTACCCCAAAACGTCCGTCATAAGGATCTTGTACGCGCGCGCGACCACATTCGGGCCGACGCCAGATTTTGAGGGCGCGGGTGAAAAACCGAAACCAGGAATTGACGGGGCAACGAGGTGGAAGGCTGGATCTTTGGCATCCTCGGGCTCAGTCAAAGGAAGCACCACCCGAATAGCCTCCACAAAGGAACCGGGCCAGCCGTGGGAGAAGAGCAATGGTATAGCATTCGGTCTGGCAGACTGGTTGTGGGTGAAGTGCAGCATCAGCGGGCCGTAGCCAGGGACATCGACCTTGACTAGGAAATGCCTGAAGATGTCGTTCAGGCGTCGCTGAGGGTTCGAATCAGCGATAGCTCTCCACGAGGGGATACTTCAACgcacctcttccgcctcccAATCGTACTGGTCTTTCCAGAAATCCGCCAACTGTTTTATACGGGAGACCTTGGCTCCCTGAGACcaatctttctctccaaAATCTGTCTGCTCTTCGGGGTATCGAGCTAAGGCGAGTTTTTGCTTGGTCACTTCGAGCAGTTGCTGGTCCACGTGCGGCGTATACGGCACGGGAATGTTGAATTTGAGGTCTTCCAGAAGAAATGGTAACTTCAAGCCCATCATAGCCGCTGCTGAATGATATACTTGAGTTTTATGGAAGCAACATCCGTTGAAACCTGGAAGACGGACATTGCAGAAGGGCGGTTAAGTATCACACGGCACCGGCGCTTGGAGTTGCTTTCAGCACACGGCAATTGTAAGCGCCCTGGGTGACCCCACCATGCACGCTAATCCGGATTGGTCCAGAGGTATAGCTTCCGCCACTCTAGTCTACCCTTTTACACAGCTCGGTCAGAGTTAAGAGAAGGTTCAGGCGGTAGACGTCATCATGCTACCTAGGTCATGAAGATCTCTGCGGTATCCCGGAGGCCAGATGGATTGCCAGAGGCTGTAAAATAATGCTACTACTCTCAGAGGCGATATTGTCAAGCGAAGCAATTCTAGGTGACTAAAGATTGCTTCATCCTGACTGCTTTTCCCCAGCTACAGCTCCTGGGCCCGTCCGCTCACATAGCTGGCTGGTGGGTCATGTGATCGACGACCCCAATAACAGATGTCCTCCCCCAGCAGAAAAATCCCGGCTCCCTATTGTTTGGCCGTGATGGGACCTACCTAACTAGCTTTCTTGGTTATGGATGACTAGGCATCCTTGGTAAAGAGCGTCCATAGCTGCCCAGGCTTATGTATATATGTAACGCAACACCTACATACATTCCTCCCTACAGGGAGAAGTGCGTTCCACAGACGTCACTTGTTTTACTCGAAAAGCCCATTCCATTGTGGCTGTGCACGGCGTTCTCGGGCGACAAAGGCATGTATGTCCTTGCGCAGGTCATTTGCAATTGTAGGTACGGAATTCCGGTCCCTCGAACTAGTCGGAGTAGTAAAGATCAAGCAGCTTGTCGACGCCTGGAGGATGACTAGTGTTCAGGAGCGTATGGTATGTACGATAGTATGCATTTTGGCCTTGCTGGCGGCCAATCCGACGAACAATCTCGATATTCTCGTCTATCTCCTATGTAGTGGGGAGTGATCCGAAGAAATACTGAACGGAAATTGTAGGGTATTTGCTGGTTGATCTACCAATAGACAACCCTGTTGTGGATTCGCCTCACGCATTGTCTCAGTTCCCCGTGCGCTTTGAGTTGTCAGGGCATATCCAATAGCACAAATTGGATAGGCACTCCATGTTATCCCGTGCAAGTCTACGGACTAGAAGTTGCTGTCGTGAGTATGAATACAAGCTATTGACTTCCAGAAAAAAAATCAATTGATTGATTTTTGTTATTCATATCTGAAATCCTGAGCTTAAGGATATCAAATTGATTGGAAACCAATCTGATTGTATCCGGAATAAATTCCGTATACGAAGCTCTATTGTTTACTTGGTCGAGCCTCGACTCACAGCAAAGCACCGTGCTTTTTCGGAGCACTGAGTCCGTGCCGACTCTACATTCATTCAGGTCGTCGGCGCCGAAAGAAAAGCGACGAGAAGAGGCCGCACTGTAGTGGTTGTATACGAAATCATCTCAGTTGCACATTTCCAAGTGGAGGACAGTCTGTGGACAGACGCACATGTACAAAAGTCTCCAGGTTGCGGCAAAGAAAAGCTGCAATTGAAGCCAGTTCACAAAAGTATGAACCAGTGAGTTCAGGAACTGTCAATAGAATCCGGCGAAATGTGTCTGTCGCAGTTAATGCTAGCAATGCCATGGCCTTTTAAGCAAAGtgagcatctgcatctttACAGTAGTACGTTTGCAAAAAATAAACTTCCGATACAGCCGTGCTCCATATTCTCATAGAGAGCTAACTTTACGCGAGACTTCACCATCAATCCAGACCTGAGAACAATGTGGAAACAGAGTGCGATGGTCTATGAAAGTGATGATGAAGCCTTTTCATAGCGTACAGTATACCCTAGGGGAAGCTCTGCCTCCCTTCACAATTCGCTCACAAATAGGCTGTCATCCACTTTCCACTAGCTATCCAACTCAATCCCGCAGTCCACCTGGCGATATGCGGAAGTGAGGCGAAAGACCAGGTCAGTGCACTCAGGGACACTGCAATACCAACGGCGACTATGGCGAACGAATATCCCGCCTGGACCTTTCGGATTTCGAAGTCTGACCAGCGAGGGAAGATGGTACGAGCCCAGTACAAGTACATAGGATCTGGGTAGATGAACGTGTTCTTCTTCGTGTGAGGGTCCATCCACCAGCTCTGGCAGCCACTGTTGAAAACAAGCCCCTGGAGCTTCCTATGGACCCAAGCAAGGTCCCGCTCCTGAGCCAACGGTTTCACCATGATAGAGTCTGCTGACCCGCCTAAAACCTTGCGTAGGAGTCTGCACGAATAGTTGATCTGACATTCCGAGTGGAAGATGACAGAATGTTGACCAGTAGCTGCATTCGGACCGTAGAGGATGAAAAAATTCGGAAATCCGGTGACCACAGTGCCCTTGTAGGCCTCGGCACCACCCGAAGCATCCCACACTTGATGCAAGTCCCTACCTCCTATTCCTTTGACTTTGATAGGATGGAGCCACTCCTGGGTGAGGAAGCCCGTAGCGTAAATAATAGCATCCGCGGGGTATCGGCCACCAGTTTCAGTAATAACATGGTCCCGACCGATCTTCACGACCCGATCCTTGGTCAAACACATCTGTGGCGAATGAAGCGAAGAGAGGTAGGTAGCGGTGTTGACTCGTCGCTTACAGCCCGGCTCGTAGTTGGGCTTTAGAGTTTCACGATACTCTGGCGGAGCATCTTTTTCGATATAGGCGTACGTGGCGTCCCGAATCTTCTGACGCATCCTGCTACCGTTCGCATTCATGCGAAAGGAAAAGAACACGCTCTCAAGCTCCCATGCGAGAAGAAGCCGGTAGATGCGTGCTGCAAATGGCACGTGTTTCATCAGCATTTTGAAGGCTTCTGAGTACTTCGGGTTTCCCTACTCGAAGATTTAGCGCAAGAACACCGAGACAGCGACAGTAATCCTACCCTTTTTGTCCACCAATGGGCACTTCGAACAAACTGGGTGACACTTCCTTTTGGGCCAACTTCCTTCACTAACTCGGGCACAAACTGAGTGGCAGATGCTC
It includes:
- a CDS encoding epoxide hydrolase (transcript_id=CADANIAT00003845) translates to MGLKLPFLLEDLKFNIPVPYTPHVDQQLLEVTKQKLALARYPEEQTDFGEKDWSQGAKVSRIKQLADFWKDQYDWEAEERRLNDIFRHFLVKVDVPGYGPLMLHFTHNQSARPNAIPLLFSHGWPGSFVEAIRVVLPLTEPEDAKDPAFHLVAPSIPGFGFSPAPSKSGVGPNVVARAYKILMTDVLGYPKFVTQGGDFGSFITRAIAIQYPALVRAQHLNMFPVPPPTLWSAPYAYLRWCLSALTYSEFEHEALRVRRNFEQDQSGYLEEQRTRPQTLGFALGDSPLGLLAWFVEKLHDWGDVHEAFSDTDIITLVMMHWIQGATPGLRFYREAFGCGKREAEKTFETYVSVPCGVSMYVKEQLHCPRDWAAQVANIHYWREHDRGGHFSSLERPDLFVNDLRSFFSSPAVMESYARH
- a CDS encoding uncharacterized protein (transcript_id=CADANIAT00003846) codes for the protein MYVLAQVICNLKIKQLVDAWRMTSVQERMTTLLWIRLTHCLSSPCALSCQGISNSTNWIGTPCYPVQVYGLEVAVVVGAERKATRRGRTVVVVYEIISVAHFQVEDSLWTDAHVQKSPGCGKEKLQLKPVHKINASNAMAF
- a CDS encoding flavin-containing monooxygenase (transcript_id=CADANIAT00003847), producing the protein MGSSKEVIIIGGGVSGLGMAVQLKRLLGHDNFTIYEKSDNIGGTWWHNRYPGCACDIPSHFYSFSFALKPDWTTMYPGRDELHAYFVSVAEKYDIIPHCRFNAMCLGLVWDTARSLWVCTFQDTSSGEIYKREAPVVVSAVGTLDRPFVPNIEGSDTFEGKTFHSARWDDTLKASGKHIVVLGNGASATQFVPELVKEVGPKGSVTQFVRSAHWWTKRGNPKYSEAFKMLMKHVPFAARIYRLLLAWELESVFFSFRMNANGSRMRQKIRDATYAYIEKDAPPEYRETLKPNYEPGCKRRVNTATYLSSLHSPQMCLTKDRVVKIGRDHVITETGGRYPADAIIYATGFLTQEWLHPIKVKGIGGRDLHQVWDASGGAEAYKGTVVTGFPNFFILYGPNAATGQHSVIFHSECQINYSCRLLRKVLGGSADSIMVKPLAQERDLAWVHRKLQGLVFNSGCQSWWMDPHTKKNTFIYPDPMYLYWARTIFPRWSDFEIRKVQAGYSFAIVAVGIAVSLSALTWSFASLPHIARWTAGLSWIASGKWMTAYL